In Lytechinus variegatus isolate NC3 chromosome 12, Lvar_3.0, whole genome shotgun sequence, a single window of DNA contains:
- the LOC121425621 gene encoding uncharacterized protein LOC121425621 isoform X2, with protein MINYWSKIIISFLMMYHHLRLSHESPVHKRLIDSLPACKVYGIFHIVGSSEIPRCDLHTSCSKHSDCPIPGFECGCNPQCGMVCSCPPARGDEPSVKVGGLVSMTRCSDKRACSRDSDCTELSTKGVTYECVCSERCGQVCHGTPTVPYTRAGRCPRPTFIYDFVFCRLRMDCMHDAHCLDNENMKCCQSTCGMKCMLAVSDIDSMSATPSTMMTTTMTSSTLNGSMGSMARSDNESRMDFENKTEMSTEVTSDFMTTLEPVMNDDEDDDGDGRNTGNSNKQRSSREAGRCRTGLRLRNKPGGGHRRCNSNHPCYDNGYHPLCGSDGLSYASECYLRREQERLGIQIAVRHRGYCFVEGGRRVAAESDNSKRNSKRQSCKSCGINPSYGSDGIHERPDEVGNALKGYLSERQRFLDG; from the exons ATAGTTTACCTGCCTGTAAAGTGTACGGTATCTTTCATATTGTGGGTTCCTCTGAGATACCTCGTTGTGATCTTCATACCTCATGTAGTAAACATAGTGACTGCCCAATACCAGGCTTTGAGTGTGGATGTAACCCCCAATGTGGTATGGTGT GTTCATGCCCTCCAGCTCGTGGAGATGAACCATCGGTAAAGGTGGGAGGGTTGGTCAGTATGACTAGGTGTTCAGATAAGAGAGCCTGCTCGCGTGATTCAGATTGCACAGAGTTATCAACCAAAGGGGTCACATACGAGTGTGTGTGCTCAGAGAGATGCGGTCAGGTGTGTCATGGTACCCCAACAG TTCCTTATACCCGGGCAGGGAGGTGCCCTCGACCAACATTCATTTACGACTTTGTATTTTGTCGACTGAGAATGGATTGTATGCATGACGCCCACTGCCTGGacaatgaaaacatgaaatgcTGTCAGTCGACATGCGGCATGAAATGCATGCTCGCCGTCTCCGATATAGATTCAATGTCGGCAACACCATCtacgatgatgacgacgacgatgacaTCTTCGACGTTGAATGGTTCGATGGGTTCTATGGCACGGAGTGACAACGAATCAAGGATGGACTTTGAAAACAAGACGGAAATGTCGACTGAAGTCACATCTGATTTCATGACGACCTTGGAGCCAGTAATGAatgacgatgaggatgatgatggtgacggtcGTAACACCGGGAATTCAAATAAGCAAAGGTCATCAAGAG AGGCGGGAAGATGCAGGACAGGGCTCCGCCTGAGGAACAAACCAGGGGGAGGTCATCGGCGATGCAACTCCAATCACCCCTGCTACGACAACGGATATCACCCACTATGTGGGAGCGATGGGCTCTCTTATGCCAGCGAGTGTTACCTCCGCCGAGAGCAAGAGCGACTGGGCATCCAGATAGCTGTACGCCATCGGGGCTACTGTTTTGTAGAGGGAGGGCGTCGTGTTGCCGCAGAAAGCGATAACAGCAAAAGAAATTCGAAGAGGCAATCATGCAAATCGTGTGGTATCAACCCTTCTTATGGCAGCGATGGGATCCATGAGCGGCCTGATGAGGTTGGCAACGCCCTAAAAGGCTATCTATCAG AGCGCCAAAGATTTTTAGATGGATAG
- the LOC121425621 gene encoding uncharacterized protein LOC121425621 isoform X1 — protein sequence MINYWSKIIISFLMMYHHLRLSHESPVHKRLIDSLPACKVYGIFHIVGSSEIPRCDLHTSCSKHSDCPIPGFECGCNPQCGMVCSCPPARGDEPSVKVGGLVSMTRCSDKRACSRDSDCTELSTKGVTYECVCSERCGQVCHGTPTVPYTRAGRCPRPTFIYDFVFCRLRMDCMHDAHCLDNENMKCCQSTCGMKCMLAVSDIDSMSATPSTMMTTTMTSSTLNGSMGSMARSDNESRMDFENKTEMSTEVTSDFMTTLEPVMNDDEDDDGDGRNTGNSNKQRSSREAGRCRTGLRLRNKPGGGHRRCNSNHPCYDNGYHPLCGSDGLSYASECYLRREQERLGIQIAVRHRGYCFVEGGRRVAAESDNSKRNSKRQSCKSCGINPSYGSDGIHERPDEVGNALKGYLSGTNSEVISLFS from the exons ATAGTTTACCTGCCTGTAAAGTGTACGGTATCTTTCATATTGTGGGTTCCTCTGAGATACCTCGTTGTGATCTTCATACCTCATGTAGTAAACATAGTGACTGCCCAATACCAGGCTTTGAGTGTGGATGTAACCCCCAATGTGGTATGGTGT GTTCATGCCCTCCAGCTCGTGGAGATGAACCATCGGTAAAGGTGGGAGGGTTGGTCAGTATGACTAGGTGTTCAGATAAGAGAGCCTGCTCGCGTGATTCAGATTGCACAGAGTTATCAACCAAAGGGGTCACATACGAGTGTGTGTGCTCAGAGAGATGCGGTCAGGTGTGTCATGGTACCCCAACAG TTCCTTATACCCGGGCAGGGAGGTGCCCTCGACCAACATTCATTTACGACTTTGTATTTTGTCGACTGAGAATGGATTGTATGCATGACGCCCACTGCCTGGacaatgaaaacatgaaatgcTGTCAGTCGACATGCGGCATGAAATGCATGCTCGCCGTCTCCGATATAGATTCAATGTCGGCAACACCATCtacgatgatgacgacgacgatgacaTCTTCGACGTTGAATGGTTCGATGGGTTCTATGGCACGGAGTGACAACGAATCAAGGATGGACTTTGAAAACAAGACGGAAATGTCGACTGAAGTCACATCTGATTTCATGACGACCTTGGAGCCAGTAATGAatgacgatgaggatgatgatggtgacggtcGTAACACCGGGAATTCAAATAAGCAAAGGTCATCAAGAG AGGCGGGAAGATGCAGGACAGGGCTCCGCCTGAGGAACAAACCAGGGGGAGGTCATCGGCGATGCAACTCCAATCACCCCTGCTACGACAACGGATATCACCCACTATGTGGGAGCGATGGGCTCTCTTATGCCAGCGAGTGTTACCTCCGCCGAGAGCAAGAGCGACTGGGCATCCAGATAGCTGTACGCCATCGGGGCTACTGTTTTGTAGAGGGAGGGCGTCGTGTTGCCGCAGAAAGCGATAACAGCAAAAGAAATTCGAAGAGGCAATCATGCAAATCGTGTGGTATCAACCCTTCTTATGGCAGCGATGGGATCCATGAGCGGCCTGATGAGGTTGGCAACGCCCTAAAAGGCTATCTATCAGGTACGAATTCGGAGGTGATATCCCTTTTTTCTTAA